A stretch of Telopea speciosissima isolate NSW1024214 ecotype Mountain lineage chromosome 11, Tspe_v1, whole genome shotgun sequence DNA encodes these proteins:
- the LOC122645383 gene encoding multicopper oxidase LPR1 homolog 1-like: MDHQREINNTTRMGGIIRLLLVLILLSLTICTSLSTSASPPVTGATLQKVAASLKMFVDQLPQIPKLFGHSMHHGSPAPGHLTIGMFQKKWKFHRDLPLTTVFAYGTSAKTASVPGPAIEALKGVPTSVTWQNHLPQNHIFSWDPTVTTAIPKHGGVPTVVHLHGGIHPPQEDGNPLAWFTSHFRDTGSAWTQATYTYPNVQAAGDLWYHDHALGLTRVNLLAGLIGPYIICDPKLEKPLNLPSGPEFDRILMIFDRSFFKNGSIYINSTGDNPSIHPQWQPEYFGNAIIVNGKAWPYLKVQRRKYRFRIINASNARYFNFNLSNGLPFVQVASDASYLNSPGQTQNILLAPAEIADVIVDFSTSKTNESVLTNSAPYPFPSGSPVDQLSGNVMKFIIASGKPTRPDNSKIPTSLVNYPVATRTGAVKTRYIVFYEYDSTTGNPTHLYVNGKKYMDPVTETPRSGTTEVWEVINLTPDNHPLHIHLATFQAIKTQALVNLTTFTNCMTKKNDAIACNVKAHATGKLLTIPNYEKTWKNVVKIASGFKTTVVVKFNLVETNSKYPFNVTAAPGYVYHCHILDHEDNEMIRPLKLVL, from the exons ATGGATCATCAG AGAGAAATCAACAACACTACAAGAATGGGAGGTATCATCAGATTGTTACTTGTTCTTATACTGTTAAGTTTGACGATTTGCACATCACTATCAACGTCTGCATCACCTCCAGTTACTGGAGCAACCCTTCAGAAAGTAGCTGCTTCTCTGAAAATGTTTGTTGATCAACTCCCACAAATTCCAAAGCTTTTTGGTCATTCAATGCATCACGGCTCACCAGCACCTGGACATCTCACCATAGGCATGTTCCAGAAGAAATGG AAATTCCACCGTGATTTACCTCTAACGACAGTCTTCGCATATGGCACATCGGCAAAGACAGCTAGCGTACCTGGGCCAGCGATTGAGGCCCTAAAAGGGGTACCAACATCAGTGACATGGCAAAACCACCTTCCTCAGAACCACATCTTCTCATGGGACCCAACCGTCACCACCGCCATCCCTAAGCATGGTGGGGTTCCAACGGTTGTCCATCTCCATGGTGGCATTCACCCACCACAAGAGGACGGTAACCCACTCGCCTGGTTCACTTCACATTTCCGAGATACCGGATCCGCTTGGACTCAAGCAACCTATACGTACCCGAACGTCCAAGCTGCCGGTGATCTATGGTACCATGATCACGCACTTGGGTTAACACGTGTCAATCTCCTAGCAGGCCTGATTGGCCCTTACATCATCTGTGATCCAAAGTTAGAGAAACCTTTGAATCTCCCATCCGGACCCGAATTCGATCGGATCCTGATGATCTTCGATCGGAGCTTCTTCAAAAATGGATCCATTTACATCAACTCAACTGGTGATAACCCTTCCATTCACCCACAATGGCAACCCGAATATTTTGGTAATGCCATTATAGTTAACGGTAAGGCTTGGCCATATCTTAAGGTCCAACGAAGAAAATACCGTTTTCGGATCATCAATGCCTCCAATGCACGATACTTTAACTTCAACTTATCCAATGGTCTCCCGTTCGTCCAAGTGGCATCTGATGCGTCCTACCTCAATTCCCCAGGCCAGACACAAAATATACTCCTAGCCCCTGCCGAGATCGCTGACGTTATAgttgacttttcaacttctAAGACCAATGAGTCAGTCTTAACCAATAGCGCACCTTACCCATTCCCGTCGGGTAGTCCGGTGGACCAGCTGAGCGGAAACGTCATGAAATTCATCATTGCATCGGGTAAACCAACCCGTCCGGATAACTCGAAGATCCCAACAAGTCTAGTGAATTATCCGGTAGCAACAAGAACAGGTGCAGTGAAGACGAGGTATATTGTGTTTTATGAGTATGATAGTACAACCGGAAACCCAACCCATCTCTATGTTAATGGGAAAAAGTACATGGATCCGGTGACGGAAACCCCGAGATCCGGCACCACCGAGGTGTGGGAGGTGATCAACCTGACCCCAGATAATCACCCATTACACATACACTTGGCCACATTCCAGGCAATCAAGACTCAAGCACTGGTAAATCTCACCACATTCACCAACTGCATGACAAAGAAGAATGATGCAATTGCCTGTAACGTGAAAGCCCATGCAACTGGGAAATTGCTAACCATCCCCAACTATGAGAAGACATGGAAGAATGTAGTTAAGATAGCATCTGGATTTAAAACTACTGTAGTCGTCAAATTTAATTTGGTGGAGACGAATTCAAAGTATCCGTTCAACGTTACTGCTGCACCTGGATATGTCTACCATTGTCAC ATTTTGGACCATGAAGATAATGAGATGATCCGGCCACTGAAGCTGGTTCTTTGA
- the LOC122646550 gene encoding multicopper oxidase LPR1 homolog 1-like, with amino-acid sequence MYVDELPQIPKLYGYSMQNGSPTPGNLTIGMFEKTWKFHRDLPQTTVFAYGTSAEKATIPGPVIEALKEVPTSVTWENHLPQNHIFPWDPTITTAIPKNGGVPTVVHLHGGVHPPQEDGHPLAWFTSSFQETGSSWTQKTYTYPNVQAAGDLWYHDHALGLTRVNLLAGLIGPYVIRDPTVENPLNLPSRSKFDRHLMIVDRSFYKNGSIYINSTGDNPSIHPQWQPEYFGEVIIVNGKAWPYLRVQRRKYRFRIINASNARYFNFSLSNGLPFVQIGSDSSYLNSPVQTQSIVLAPAEIANVVIDFSPSQTNESILTNTAPYPYPTGSPVDQLSGNVMKFIITSGNPTRPDNSKIPKILVNYPVATIEGAVQTRYIVLYEYDSATGNPTHLYIDGKNLSDPVTETARSGTTEVWEVINLTPDNHPLHIHLATFQAIKVQELVNLTTFSDCMTAKNDAIACNVTDYAIGQLLTIPNYEKTWKNIVKIVPGYQTTVVVKFNMVETNTTYPFDVTADPGYIYHCHILDHEDNEMIRPLKLIL; translated from the exons ATGTATGTTGATGAGCTCCCGCAAATTCCAAAGCTCTATGGTTATTCAATGCAAAACGGCTCACCAACACCTGGAAATCTCACCATTGGCATGTTCGAAAAGACATGG AAATTCCACCGAGATTTACCTCAAACAACAGTCTTCGCATATGGTACATCGGCAGAAAAGGCAACCATACCTGGACCAGTGATCGAGGCCTTGAAAGAGGTGCCAACATCAGTGACATGGGAGAATCACCTTCCTCAAAACCACATCTTCCCATGGGACCCAACCATCACCACTGCCATCCCTAAGAATGGTGGAGTTCCAACGGTTGTCCATCTCCATGGTGGCGTCCACCCACCACAAGAAGACGGTCACCCACTCGCCTGGTTCACCTCCAGTTTCCAAGAAACCGGATCCTCTTGGACCCAAAAAACCTACACATACCCGAACGTCCAAGCAGCCGGTGACCTATGGTACCATGATCATGCACTTGGGTTAACACGTGTCAACCTCCTAGCAGGATTGATTGGGCCTTATGTCATTCGTGATCCAACGGTAGAAAACCCTTTGAACCTCCCATCTAGATCAAAGTTTGATCGGCACTTAATGATCGTCGATCGAAGCTTCTATAAGAATGGGTCCATTTACATTAACTCAACTGGTGATAACCCCTCCATTCACCCACAGTGGCAACCAGAATATTTTGGTGAAGTCATTATAGTTAATGGTAAAGCTTGGCCATATCTTAGGGTCCAACGAAGGAAGTACCGTTTTAGGATCATCAATGCCTCCAATGCAAGATACTTTAACTTCTCCTTATCCAATGGCCTCCCATTCGTCCAAATAGGATCTGATTCATCATACCTCAACTCCCCAGTCCAGACTCAGAGTATAGTCTTAGCCCCCGCTGAGATTGCCAATGTTGTAATTGACTTCTCACCTTCTCAAACCAATGAGTCTATCTTAACCAATACTGCACCTTACCCGTACCCGACAGGCAGCCCGGTAGACCAGCTGAGCGGAAACGTCATGAAGTTCATTATTACATCGGGTAATCCGACCCGCCCCGATAAttcgaaaatcccaaaaatCCTAGTGAATTATCCAGTAGCAACAATTGAAGGTGCAGTGCAGACGAGGTACATTGTGTTGTATGAGTATGACAGTGCTACCGGAAACCCAACTCATCTCTATATTGATGGGAAAAACTTGTCGGATCCGGTGACGGAAACTGCGAGATCCGGTACCACCGAGGTGTGGGAGGTGATCAACCTAACCCCAGATAATCATCCTCTCCACATACACTTGGCCACCTTCCAGGCAATCAAGGTTCAAGAGCTGGTAAATCTCACTACATTCTCCGATTGTATGACAGCAAAGAACGATGCAATTGCATGCAACGTGACAGACTATGCGATTGGGCAATTGTTAACAATCCCCAACTATGAGAAGACATGGAAGAATATAGTGAAGATAGTGCCTGGATATCAAACTACTGTGGTTGTCAAGTTTAATATGGTGGAGACCAATACAACGTATCCCTTCGATGTCACTGCTGACCCTGGATATATCTACCATTGTCAT ATTTTGGACCATGAAGATAATGAGATGATACGACCATTGAAGCTGATTCTTtga
- the LOC122645384 gene encoding glycosyltransferase BC10-like — translation MKQQEQRTSISTVNLLKDQLRLGGLLSNFLLLGFGFAFGIIASCYLMNNNNIPFKSQVTGQFPTTTTTTTTTSPPASTIFTVTPQLGPPVITTTDHDHDQSQAKLPQSISPPAPVVTPPEQSINGSILKDDDDAMHEMNDKELLWRASMVPRIDNNKGAPKLAFLFLTRGPLPLAPLWEKFFKGHDHGLYSIYVHCSDPFFKESVPPQPGSVFYGRRIPSKEVRWGGFSMVEAERRLLANALLDLSNQRFVLLSESCIPLFNFSTIYSYIINSTKTFVGAHDIPGPFGRGRYNRRMKPLIHLNQWRKGSQWFEMDRQLGIDIVSDRTFFPMFRRYCKASCIADEHYLPTLVSMRYPHKNSNRSLTWVEWSRGGAHPTKFTRTDVTFHLLNRLRSGSKCEYNGNTTNLCHLFARKFSPTTLDRLLRFAPKLMTFNHQ, via the exons ATGAAGCAACAAGAGCAAAGAACATCAATCTCCACAGTGAATCTCTTGAAAGACCAATTGCGTCTTGGTGGCCTTCTCTCTAATTTCCTATTACTTGGCTTTGGTTTCGCCTTTGGAATCATCGCTAGTTGTTATCTCATGAATAACAACAACATTCCATTCAAATCCCAAGTCACCGGCCAATTccctacaacaacaacaacaacaacaacaacatctcCTCCAGCATCAACAATATTTACAGTTACACCACAGCTGGGCCCGCCGGTAATTACTACTACTGATCATGATCATGATCAATCTCAAGCAAAGCTGCCCCAATCGATAAGCCCTCCAGCTCCGGTAGTAACACCACCGGAACAGAGCATTAATGGATCAATATtgaaggatgatgatgatgctatGCATGAGATGAACGACAAGGAATTGCTGTGGAGAGCATCCATGGTTCCTCGAATTGACAATAATAAGGGCGCCCCCAAGCTTGCTTTCTTGTTCTTGACAAGGGGACCATTGCCATTAGCTCCTCTGTGGGAAAAGTTTTTTAAGGGACATGATCATGGCCTCTACTCCATTTACGTCCACTGCTCTGATCCATTCTTTAAAGAATCGGTGCCGCCTCAACCTGGTTCGGTGTTCTATGGTCGAAGGATCCCCAGTAAG GAAGTGCGATGGGGAGGGTTTAGCATGGTTGAAGCAGAACGTCGACTACTAGCAAATGCACTTCTTGACTTGTCTAACCAAAGATTTGTTCTCCTATCAGAGTCATGCATTCCCCTCTTCAACTTCTCCACCATCTACTCTTACATAATCAATTCTACTAAGACCTTCGTTGGAGCTCACGACATACCAGGTCCCTTTGGCCGTGGCCGTTATAACCGTCGGATGAAACCTCTTATCCATCTAAATCAATGGCGGAAGGGATCCCAGTGGTTTGAGATGGATAGGCAACTCGGCATCGACATAGTCTCGGATCGAACATTTTTCCCAATGTTCCGGAGGTATTGCAAGGCCTCATGTATTGCAGATGAGCACTACCTACCAACACTTGTGAGCATGCGATATCCTCACAAGAATTCAAACAGGAGTTTGACATGGGTTGAGTGGTCAAGGGGAGGAGCCCACCCAACCAAGTTTACCAGAACGGACGTCACCTTTCACCTCTTGAACAGGTTGAGGAGTGGTAGTAAATGTGAGTACAATGGCAACACCACCAACCTCTGCCATTTGTTT